In Haematobia irritans isolate KBUSLIRL chromosome 1, ASM5000362v1, whole genome shotgun sequence, a genomic segment contains:
- the LOC142220489 gene encoding uncharacterized protein LOC142220489: protein MANENSIPTWLKPDLFKEALHDTVGDFREIRNFKIYNALEPGENYATIMLRVEMDLLLSDDKPQSHSFMVKVPHDNAMYREHMSNWDMFKKESGMYRDVIPEMENLYHKKGVDIRFGARSYTLPTSMEYILLEDLAKRGFRNAKRQIGLDMQHTKSSLKKLAQWHAASAVRVSEKGPYEEAYIHGFLSESTRDMTQQMFDCNLKYVLAAIRKLPHHEDYYGKLESLFSCLTDLVYMERSGDVDENEFFALNHGDFWCNNIMYQYDENDGHLLDTYFVDFQMPRYGSVAQDLLYFILSSTQLDVKINRFDEMIQYYHQQLLEHLKILEYSKPLPCLRDIHKSLIKRSIWAITTVTCIMAGVLCDPTNVANMENFVGDSADSEAFREKLYMNERYLQHMSIVLPWLHNRGSFEL, encoded by the exons ATGGCCAATGAAAACAGCATTCCTACATGGCTAAAGCCGGATCTATTTAAGGAAGCTTTACATGATACCGTGGGTGATTTTAGAGAAATTCGAAATTTCAAAATCTACAATGCATTGGAACCGGGAGAAAATTATGCCACTATAATGCTTAGAGTCGAAATGGATTTATTGTTATCGGATGATAAGCCACAATCGCATAGCTTCATGGTAAAGGTACCCCATGACAATGCAATGTATCGAGAGCACATGTCTAACTGGGATATGTTCAAAAAGGAAAGTGGTATGTATCGTGATGTTATACCCGAAATGGAAAATCTCTATCACAAGAAAGGTGTGGATATACGATTTGGGGCAAGATCTTATACTCTGCCAACATCTATGGAATATATACTACTGGAAGATCTTGCCAAGAGGGGTTTTCGCAATGCCAAACGACAAATTGGTTTGGATATGCAGCATACCAAAAGCTCTCTAAAGAAGCTAGCTCAATGGCATGCCGCCTCAGCTGTCCGAGTATCGGAGAAGGGTCCTTACGAAGAGGCTTATATCCATGGTTTTCTTAGCGAGAGTACCCGAGATATGACTCAACAAATGTTTGATTGTAATCTTAAATATGTCTTGGCGGCCATTAGAAAGCTACCCCACCATGaggattactatggaaaattggaATCCCTCTTCTCCTGCCTTACCGATCTGGTATATATGGAGCGTTCTGGGGATGTGgatgaaaatgaattttttgccTTAAATCATGGTGATTTTTGGTGCAATAACATCATGTATCAATATGATGAGAACGATGGCCATCTTCTGGATACatattttgtagattttcaaATGCCTCGTTATGGTTCTGTGGCCCAAGaccttttatatttcattttatcTTCGACACAATTGGATGTGAAAATTAATCGTTTTGATGAAATGATTCAATATTATCATCAACaattattggagcatttgaaaattttggaatattccAAACCTCTGCCATGTTTAAGGGATATCCATAAATCCTTAATCAAAAGGAGTATATGGg ctatAACAACTGTAACTTGTATAATGGCTGGTGTTTTATGTGATCCCACGAATGTTGCcaatatggaaaactttgttggTGATTCAGCAGATAGTGAAGCATTTCgagaaaaattatatatgaacGAACGTTATTTGCAGCATATGAGTATTGTTCTACCTTGGCTACATAATAGAGGATCATTTGAGTTATGA
- the LOC142220491 gene encoding uncharacterized protein LOC142220491, giving the protein MSKDTYSIPAWIKPELFTKILRDNVKNFKAIKNFTVRSALAPGENYATVMLKVHVDCILQDSGNIEKYTLMLKVPHDNDLYRTELIKWDMFATEAGMYREIVPEFEKLYRDKSIAIRFGAEAYDLPVKDEYILLEDLCRRGFRNVKRQDCLDEDHCKRVLRKMAQFHAASAVWVQTHGPFPQLYHKGMVREEGKGLLEPMLNDGLKHVLNTSKKLKNCQDIYPELKKLSENFVKVIFAEIKINEKDFNVLNHGDCWSNNIMFQYDKDGKVLETYFIDFQMPSYGSPAQDLLYFLLSSSQLDLKVKRFDEMIRYYHENLIHHLKILGYLKPMPSLKDLHQMIIRGGIWGIVTVIITMAAVLCDGTNEASIDNFVSESEASQKFKELLYSNDRFIQHLEVVLPWLCYRGAFEI; this is encoded by the exons ATGTCCAAGGACACCTATAGTATACCTGCATGGATTAAGCCTGAACTTTTCACCAAAATTCTTCGGGataatgtgaaaaatttcaaagccataaaaaatttcacagtACGCTCCGCCTTGGCTCCTGGTGAAAATTATGCCACTGTTATGCTTAAGGTTCACGTGGACTGTATCTTGCAGGATTCAGGAAACATCGAAAAATATACCCTAATGCTTAAGGTACCCCACGACAATGATCTGTATCGTACGGAATTAATCAAATGGGATATGTTTGCCACCGAAGCTGGAATGTATCGTGAAATAGTGCCAGAATTTGAAAAACTCTATCGTGATAAGAGTATAGCTATACGTTTTGGAGCTGAGGCCTACGATTTGCCTGTGAAAGATGAATATATCCTTTTGGAAGATTTATGTCGTCGAGGCTTTCGTAATGTAAAGAGACAGGATTGTCTGGATGAGGATCACTGTAAACGTGTCCTTCGGAAAATGGCTCAATTTCATGCAGCCTCAGCGGTTTGGGTTCAAACGCATGGCCCATTTCCTCAACTCTATCACAAGGGCATGGTTCGTGAAGAAGGCAAAGGTCTTTTGGAACCAATGCTGAATGATGGTCTAAAACATGTTTTGAAtacatcaaaaaaattgaaaaactgtcAAGATATCTATCCCGAACTAAAgaaattatcagaaaattttgtcaaagtgatatttgctgaaattaaaattaacgagAAGGATTTTAATGTTCTCAATCATGGAGATTGTTGGTCCAATAACATTATGTTCCAATATGATAAAGATGGCAAAGTGTTGGAAACTTATTTTATAGATTTCCAAATGCCCTCCTATGGATCCCCCGCCCAAGatttattgtattttcttttatcTTCATCGCAATTGGATTTGAAAGTGAAACGTTTCGATGAAATGATTCGTTATTatcatgaaaatttaattcaccATCTAAAGATATTGGGATACCTAAAGCCTATGCCATCGTTGAAGGATTTACATCAAATGATCATAAGGGGAGGCATATGGG gtattgtgaCGGTTATTATTACAATGGCAGCCGTACTTTGTGATGGCACCAATGAAGCCTCCATTGATAATTTCGTTAGCGAATCCGAAGCCAGTCAAAAATTCAAAGAACTTCTCTATTCCAATGATCGTTTTATACAACATTTGGAAGTTGTTTTACCATGGTTATGTTATCGTGGAGCATTTGAAAtatag